Proteins from a genomic interval of Polyodon spathula isolate WHYD16114869_AA chromosome 1, ASM1765450v1, whole genome shotgun sequence:
- the cbr4 gene encoding carbonyl reductase family member 4: MSKLCAVFGGSRGIGKAVSQLLAQKGHRVVVIARDLDAAQATASTLGADHVALKCDVSKEQEIQQTFEKIQTSLGHISYLVNAAGVNRDGLLLRIKTEEMLTHLHTNLLGSMLTCKYSLRGMLQNQGGAIVNLGSIVGLKGNAGQSAYSASKAGLVGFTHSLAKEVAGRNIRVNLVAPGFINTDMTSGMDEEGWRRTIPLGRFGEPKDVAHAILFLLESPYITGQVLVVDGGLQLTM; encoded by the exons aTGTCCAAACTGTGTGCAGTGTTTGGCGGTTCCAGGGGGATCGGGAAGGCTGTTTCACAGTTGCTTGCACAGAAAGGGCACAGAGTGGTTGTCATAGCAAGAGATTTGGATGCAGCACAAGCCACTGCCAGCACACTTGGAG CTGATCACGTTGCTCTAAAATGTGATGTGTCAAAAGAACAGGAAATCCAGCAAACATTTGAGAAGATTCAGACAAGTTTGGGTCACATAAGCTACTTGGTGAATGCTGCTGGTGTAAACAG GGATGGCCTGTTACTGCGAATAAAGACTGAAGAGATGTTGACTCATCTGCACACAAACCTCCTCGGATCCATGTTGACGTGCAAATATTCTTTAAGAGGCATGCTACAGAACCAAGGGGGCGCCATTGTAAATTTAG GCAGCATTGTTGGACTGAAAGGTAACGCTGGTCAGAGTGCATACAGTGCCAGTAAAGCAGGGCTTGTGGGATTCACACACTCTCTTGCTAAAGAAGTGGCTGGGAGGAATATTCGAGTGAACTTGGTTGCTCCAG GGTTTATAAACACAGACATGACTTCAGGTATGGATGAAGAGGGCTGGAGGAGAACCATCCCCCTGGGTCGTTTTGGGGAGCCCAAAGATGTGGCCCATGCTATCCTCTTCCTCCTCGAGTCTCCCTATATTACTGGGCAGGTGCTTGTTGTGGATGGAGGACTTCAGCTCACAATGTAA